From the Maioricimonas rarisocia genome, one window contains:
- a CDS encoding PP2C family protein-serine/threonine phosphatase, giving the protein MRWEQQVQYSSVSDVGLRRRNNEDACVIRISKSEEEFHRRGHLFVVADGMGGHAVGELASKLAVETLPHTFFKSKEEDVGEALRAAVEAANAAIHTRGSQNRDFLRMGTTCTALTLGEHGVYIAHVGDSRAYRIRRDRIDQLTFDHSLEWELERSGRKADLDPAARNNRNVITRSLGPERTVEIDLEGPYPVFPGDVFVLCSDGLINHVSDDEIATIAQDLAPRTACRLLVQLANLRGGTDNCTVVIARACELPANVPPASPPVRKKSQGELGWPWLIAFWVVATFFAAGVSLLLFQYWLTGTALTVLFGSALIALGVAAMRQHRTLNTVSDDSVTTHWRPYRTAVGQSSSDLVRKIAHLEIELRRAAQEDGWSIDWDEHRTALEAAAQARRERRYARALQEYAKVINLFMKKGARVRKSAPPPAGAVGNNGADS; this is encoded by the coding sequence ATGCGTTGGGAGCAGCAAGTCCAGTACAGCTCCGTCAGCGATGTCGGACTGCGACGCCGCAACAACGAAGACGCCTGCGTCATCCGGATTTCCAAGAGCGAAGAAGAGTTTCACCGTAGAGGTCATCTGTTCGTCGTCGCCGACGGAATGGGAGGCCATGCGGTCGGTGAGCTGGCCAGTAAACTGGCCGTCGAAACACTCCCGCACACCTTCTTCAAATCGAAAGAGGAAGACGTCGGAGAAGCGTTGCGCGCCGCGGTCGAGGCTGCCAATGCTGCGATTCACACGCGAGGCAGTCAGAACCGCGACTTTCTCCGCATGGGAACGACCTGCACGGCACTGACGCTGGGGGAGCATGGCGTCTACATCGCTCACGTCGGGGACAGTCGGGCGTACCGCATCCGGCGGGACCGGATCGACCAGCTGACGTTCGACCACAGCCTCGAGTGGGAACTGGAGCGCAGCGGTCGCAAAGCCGACCTCGACCCGGCTGCACGCAACAATCGCAACGTCATCACCCGCTCGCTCGGCCCGGAGCGCACCGTTGAGATCGACCTGGAAGGACCGTACCCGGTCTTTCCCGGCGATGTGTTTGTGCTCTGCTCGGACGGCCTGATCAATCATGTCTCCGACGACGAGATCGCCACGATCGCCCAGGATCTGGCTCCCAGGACAGCATGCCGCCTGCTGGTCCAGTTGGCGAATCTGCGCGGCGGAACAGACAACTGCACGGTTGTCATCGCCCGTGCCTGCGAGTTGCCGGCCAACGTCCCACCAGCTTCCCCGCCGGTCCGGAAGAAATCGCAAGGCGAACTTGGCTGGCCGTGGCTGATTGCCTTCTGGGTCGTGGCCACGTTCTTCGCTGCCGGCGTGTCTCTGCTGCTGTTCCAGTACTGGCTGACCGGGACGGCGCTGACGGTTCTGTTCGGTTCGGCACTCATTGCACTGGGCGTGGCCGCAATGCGTCAGCATCGGACACTCAACACGGTCAGTGACGACTCCGTCACGACACACTGGCGGCCGTATCGCACGGCTGTCGGGCAGTCGTCGTCCGATCTCGTCCGGAAGATCGCCCACCTCGAAATTGAACTTCGGCGTGCGGCACAGGAAGACGGATGGTCGATTGACTGGGATGAGCACCGCACAGCGCTCGAAGCGGCGGCTCAGGCTCGCCGCGAAAGACGCTACGCCCGCGCGCTTCAGGAGTACGCCAAGGTGATCAACCTGTTCATGAAGAAGGGGGCACGGGTCCGCAAATCGGCCCCCCCTCCCGCCGGCGCCGTGGGCAACAACGGCGCCGACAGCTAG
- the ispF gene encoding 2-C-methyl-D-erythritol 2,4-cyclodiphosphate synthase, with product MFRVGLGHDTHRLIAQVPLVIGGIRIEHDRGPDAHSDGDVLLHAVTDALLGATGMGDIGEWFPDTDPQHAGADSSVLLSQVVAEVHSRGWEVINADCIVFAQKPKLSPYKQAMAQRVAELLEIPADRVNVKAKTGEKVGPIGREEAIAAEVVALLQSRAE from the coding sequence ATGTTTCGCGTTGGTCTTGGTCACGATACACACCGCCTGATCGCCCAGGTCCCGCTCGTGATCGGCGGCATACGCATCGAACATGATCGCGGCCCCGATGCTCACAGCGACGGCGACGTGCTGCTGCATGCCGTGACCGATGCTCTCCTCGGCGCCACCGGCATGGGGGACATCGGCGAATGGTTTCCCGACACCGATCCGCAGCATGCCGGCGCCGATTCATCCGTGCTGCTCTCGCAGGTCGTCGCGGAGGTACACAGCCGCGGCTGGGAAGTGATCAACGCCGACTGCATCGTCTTCGCACAGAAGCCGAAGCTGTCTCCGTACAAGCAGGCGATGGCGCAGCGGGTCGCCGAACTGTTGGAGATCCCCGCCGATCGCGTCAACGTCAAGGCGAAGACCGGTGAGAAGGTCGGACCGATCGGACGTGAAGAAGCCATTGCGGCTGAAGTCGTCGCGCTGTTGCAGTCGCGAGCTGAATAG